The Raphanus sativus cultivar WK10039 chromosome 2, ASM80110v3, whole genome shotgun sequence DNA segment AGATCGTAACTCCCTCAAAACCACTAACCCACCACCATGTGGTTTGGGTTTAGTATGTTAGCGTGATATTATTACACAAGAATTTATAACAATATATACTTTGAACCTTTTTATTATGCTTCAAGTCAAAAAAATTTCTGAATCCGCCAATAATTCAAACACATCTGAAGATCGAAACTAATGTCAACTACTCATCGAAATAAGTTTTAGGAGTAAAGTCGGACTTTGGTATTTGTAGTCTATATACTGTATTTGATAACTCTTTGGTTAAGTTTGTTTAAAATGAGCTGGGTTATCTTGTTGTTAACTATACGATTCATCAATACTTTTATAAACCAGTTGAAGTAAACCAAAATAATGTGTAACTAGATCTGAATCCGCACAATTGTGCGGGTATTTgtttcatataattaatatatatttttaagatacttatatattttaaatgtgtatatcttttaaatacaataattttatatttttcatactgCAAATTAAGTAATTATTTCAAATcatcacatatatattatttttagaatatatttgtCATATTGAATTTTGCATTTGAtaataaaaccatttttttaaaaaaaattacacatgaaATAAatcatgatttatattttaatatataaaataataaataaaatattaatttgttaagAGATCTGGTTTTATAAGAGGaaaaaaattacacatgaaATAAatcatgatttatattttaatatataaaataataaataaaatattaatgtgtTAAGAGATCTGGTTTTATAAGAggaatctatttaaaaaaaagtcaCACATAAATCAAGATTGTTCTgttttaatctatactattatttatgaagtgattttgcttagttgtcatattctccatgattttagctaattttgcttatttgtcatatttttattaagtttaagctaaattatcattgatgtattatttgttttgagctgagtcactaaatcatattatttatgaagtgattttgcttacttgtcatgttctccatgattttagctaattttgcttatttatcatatttttattaaatttaagctaaattatcattgatgcattatttgttttgagctgagtcactaaatcattaatttaaaataatagcattgatgaatattctatataaataaaaacgaatttattttattaatattaaatttatatgttatattagcttttcttatttgtcatatttttattaggttttagacttttagataggttattaatttattcttagtttctaactattcactagtttattttaatgatataaagtttacatgttatatgctatattaaataattgattacaaaataatattttagaattatcaaaaaaaaaaattcttctatatatattctttttttgtgtctatctgaaaacaatatttttattataaaatttttaaaaaaattaagatacaaaacaatttattattaaatattagtcaaccaaaaaatataaatatattttctaaactatctctaagatatgagtgttttaaaaaaacttaacacaataataagtatatattttgattaaaagtatttgacatatataaatattttgatatttgatttaaccatttaaaaacataaataataatttattatgttgattttagattaataagacataaactaataagtatttataagaaatttatgcccgcatgtgcggacaaaacacctagtacataaataaaataaaattaccgATGCATAGATTTGTATATCGAGCTTTGACTATAAAATCATGTAAATTTAAATTAGCAAAGGAGCATGTGATCCAATCGTGGTAATGAGGCCTTAACATGCTATAGATTGGAGTAATGGGCCTTCAGTCGCGTCTCTCACTAAACAATTTACGTAAGATGCGACGAGTGCCGACGGTCACCATCACTGTCTCAGTGTCTTGTGCCGGAGTTGTTCCCTACTTCTGGATAATTAATAGctgatttagatttttttatttgtccaACCGTTTTCCACATATGGACAGAGATACTTGTGGTAAATAAAGTGAATATTTtttgggcttattgcaaaagtgactcaaaacttgaattcaaacagaaaactaaccttttcttttgactcatttttttttgagtttttaaccccacatctgcattttatctacgaaaatgccattaacccattttttttcttttcgaaaatgacttctttactgtctcaacctctttttcttcaagtatttacaatattgccactaccatgaatagtgggaacaaccttgtacgaactgtttggagcttttaatgctttttaatgcacgtaaatctctttacactctctctgtttcaattgttattaactaaaaacaacatttctttcactttctctccatattcatccaaacaactgaagcttttgatgcAAAATGCAAAGTCGAAAAGTTTgtgattcttttgtttttttttttcattttcttttgttggaTTTCTTTTGAACGCCTACATAACATTAGTGCAAAATATTTGTGAGCTCAGCCGCCAGATACATCTTCAGACTCCAATATCTTCGTCCCTTAAACATTATTTACTGTAATCTTCAAGAAGAGATTCTTTCTTCGATAGGAAATCTTTCTCGTCTTACACTAGTTGATCCTTTTCAGAATAATTTGACAGGTAAAATTCCTACATCACGAGAAGTTCTAAAGCGGCTAACACTCTTATAGGAGAAATTCCAACTTTAATAGGCAATCTAAATCATCAAAAATATCTTTGCCTTGAGCTTAACAAGCTCACATGAAAAAATCCTTCTTCAATACGAAACCTTTCTAGTTTCTTAAAGCATCTCCAACgtgaaattttaaaaagaaattaatattaaaaggTAGTTGAAAACCTGATCAAAAATATGCTGAGAGCAGCATTAACGGGAGTGTTTAAGTGGGGAGCTTAGGCTGTCTCTCTTTCTGGAAAAACAAATCCGACCAAGTTCCAGTCATGGAGAAACAAATCGATTTCACCCACTCATACCTTTTTTCTCTTTCAATACTGAATTAACCTCGGCGTCGCCGCGAGAGACAGCCAGAGAGAGATAACGACGAGCGCATGTGAGATTCAAATCGGCGACGAGCTTACACGTAGAGTCCAAAGAGCCAACGCCTCCTAAGTCATCGACGCATGAAAGCGACGGTTCATCGCCCGGCGACGGAGAAGGTGTCGGCGGATTGTAGACTCCATCGATTAATTTCGAATTTGTGGAAACGATGTTGgggaggatgatgatgaaggaGAAACAGAGATGTGATGCTCTGTGTCGAGGAGGGAGATAGAAGAAGGTAGCTTTGCTTTGTGTAGATAGAGAGAGCGAAGAGGTTGAAGGAAGGAAGCGAGAGGCGCGCTTTGTTTGATAAAATGGTGGAGAGATTTTTAGAAAGCTTTCACATGGTAACATGCAAGTTTAGTGCTTTTGCTTCTAACTGTTATCAGTTAGAATTTCATTATGTGTCTGTGAGAAACTAAAAGGATATATAGACTGTAATACACACTTTAGTTGTATAAGAATGATTTTGTTTGGGAGCTGAACTTATTGATTGTGTGGTGTTGGTTAGGTGAATAACAGGGAAAATGTTGGTGGTGATCAGTTGCGTGTTAGAGAGAAGCCTCTGGAGAAGCAGAGGTTGTTCCAGAGCATCCAGAGGCACACTTACTTGAAGGGACCAATGGACAAGGTCACCTCCGTTGCCATTCCTCTTGCCTTGGCTGCATCTTCTCTCTACTTGATTGTAAGTTTACATCTGTTTCATTTCCTTGTTTGTTGTTTCTAGTTCTCTCCATTGCCCTCTTTGTATAAATTTTGTTGTAAATAGGGCTGTAAAGATCGAAGTCTTTGTGgtataacaacaaaaaaacactaTTGTTCTGAGTCGGGTCTCAAATTGCAGGCCAGTTGCTCCTTGTGTATTGCGTATCTATAAACATCGACATGCTTGCGTCCATTCTTCATGAACAATATACATGTTTGagcaatgttttttttataagaatcTCTAAATAAGAACTCCCATTGGAGCACAAAATCAAAGTATTTCTTAACTAAGGTTCTTGACACAcatttattactaaaaaaaatgattaagcaCCCATTACCATTAGGGGTGCTAGGGATAATGATGCTCAGACAAAGATAGTTTTAGAACCTCTGCTCATTACTATTTGCTTGTGTGTCTATTTTCTATTGGtgctattttttaaaaaaaaaaaaaaattttaattatttaatgaaacaaTTATGATTTAGCATTGGGATACTCAATTTAAGAACTCAAACATTAAGGCTGCTCTTATATCTCCAACTTTGACTTAATCATTTGGTAGATGAAGTTCCATATTCCAGTGGAAATCTTAACGAACTAAAGAGTCATTTCACTTGGTCAAAACTAAAGTGTAAATATTCCTATTTCATTCACCAAGCTTAATCATATTAACCGCTACTTTAATAGCTTCACATCCACGCTTCACAATTTGGTGCATTTTGATGTTACTGGTTACTCATTTCATCGGTCTTTccataaatttttgtttatgatttccTCCTTACAAGTGGTTAGTTTGGAAAACAGCAAAATTCACAGGACCTAGATGGCAGATCTCATCAATTATTCTATTTATTACCGAAACTCGATGGAAAGGAGTAATATGAGTTTTGAGCGGATTGCCACCACTTCAGACCCATTGACTTTTCTGGAAACAGATTTTATGGGAAAAACCCTGAGTCTGTTAGCCTCTTGAAGGAACTGCATCTTCTCAACTTGTCAGGTAACACCTTCACAAACGACATCCCACGATCCTTGGCAAAACTGACAAGTAGACGTTGGACTCCTCACGTAATAAGCTATCTGGTCAAATCCCTCAAGATTTTGGTGAATTCTCCTCTCTATCATAAAAAAACCCTGAGTCTGTTAGCCTCTTGAAGGAACTGCATCTTCTCAACTTGTCAGGTAACACCTTCACAAACGACATCCCACGATCCTTGGCAAAACTGACAAGTAGACGTTGGACTCCTCACGTAATAAGCTATCTGGTCAAATCCCTCAAGATTTTGGTGAATTCTCCTCTCTATCATAAAAAAACTTCTCCAATAATCTTCTCCGAGGTCCAGTGCCACGAGGCATACAGTTTCAGAGGCAAGCATTGTTGGAATCTCATCTATGATTAATCTTGCTaatgacagaaaaaaaaagtgggaaacaagaagagcaacaagTTAGTGAAAGCTGTTGTTTGGTATATAAAAGTCTTtgagtttgtttgtttgttgtattAGTACTCCTAAGCCTAGGTCAAAAAAGTGTGGGTGAAGAGTGGAGAAAACAGAGATTGCTAATCATGTTTTCTTGTATAAATATGTGTGTGCAATGTTGTGTAAAAAACATGGAAAATTACCTATAGATCCTGTTCAaaagatgtcaaaaaaaaagaagatcctGTTCAAATTGAAGATCCACTTGAACATCCTAAAATACAGCCCCGGCTAAAAAAAAATCcttgatacttttttttttgaaacacatttCTATTAGTTAAGCGGGTGAAAATTAGGTGGGAGCTATAACAGCCTCACCAACCATTTCCTGTTCTGCTACATTTAAGGCAGCTTTTGCTAAGCTATCAGCAATGGAGTTCCTCTCCCGAGGTATCCAAGCAAAAGAAACATAATCGAAAACTGATACAAAAGCAGAAACATCAGCAATAATACTATAGAGCTCTTTGGAAGGAGTCCCCAAGTTGATGGCCTTCACGAGCTGAGCAGAGGCAGATTCGAAGGCTGCCATCTTCAAGTTTTCACCGCTACACAGTCGCACAGCTTCCCGCAGAGCGAGGCCTTCAGCAGCTAGAGGAGATTGGACACGTTTCGCCGTCGCCGTAAAGGTCTGAGTCCCTTCCATTTCCATGATAACCCAGCCGAATCCAGCCTTCTTCGAAACAGGGGACCAAGCAGCGTCCGAACGGATCACCACAGTTCCCGGGGGATAAGGCGTGTCTTGGAGGGGAGATCCATATCTTGTGGTGCTCTCCTTCTTGACTTCGAGACTCCATTCGCGCGCTAGTGCTATAGCAGAGGACAGAGTTTCTTCCGGTGACGCACAGTGACCCTCAAACACAAATTTGTTACGTGCTTTCCAAATTGCCCAAAGAACCCACGGGAAGAGGGGGCTTGACACGATACCTGATGGTGGGAGACACTTTAGAGCACATAAGGATTCCCAGCTAGCCATTAAATCTACTATTCCGCTCACATCCAACTCAGTCACGAAGGGGGCTAGATTCCAGACCCGTTGAGCAAACTGGCATTGAAAGAGGAGATGAATAATAGATTCGGAGCAGCCGCATCGCTTGCAGCGTGGGTCCGCTGGAACATGTCTTTCCACGAGTCTTTCTCCAACAGGGATGGCTCCTTTAAGTAACTTCCAAGAGAATAGCTTGACCTTTGGTGCACAAGATAGCTTCCATACACTAGATTTCCATTTAAATTGCTGTTCGCTCTGCAAGTTCATTCTGTCTTCATCACTTGTAACTGCAGAAAAATAGCCAGACTTGGTGGAGTACTCTCCCGTTCTAGTTCCCAGCCAAAGAAGCTTATCCGGAGCTCCGGTTTGACTTGGGGAGATGGCAAGAATCTTCTCTTCATAAGCGGGGAGGGAGTGCCTGATTTTTGGAATATCCCATTCCTTAGTATCAGCTAAAATGAAGTCGGACACCCTAAGCTCCAATTGCGCCTCGCTTGGAGGTCCCATCGAAAGTAGTTGGGTATCCAAACTTAACCAGGGGTCTGTCCATATATTGACTGAGGTTCCATCTCCAATTACCCATCCAAGATTTTTAATCAGAA contains these protein-coding regions:
- the LOC130498571 gene encoding uncharacterized protein LOC130498571 isoform X1 codes for the protein MVERFLESFHMVNNRENVGGDQLRVREKPLEKQRLFQSIQRHTYLKGPMDKVTSVAIPLALAASSLYLIGCKDRSLCGITTKKHYCSESGLKLQASCSLCIAYL
- the LOC130498571 gene encoding uncharacterized protein LOC130498571 isoform X2, whose product is MQVNNRENVGGDQLRVREKPLEKQRLFQSIQRHTYLKGPMDKVTSVAIPLALAASSLYLIGCKDRSLCGITTKKHYCSESGLKLQASCSLCIAYL